A single window of [Clostridium] hylemonae DSM 15053 DNA harbors:
- a CDS encoding GntR family transcriptional regulator — MAEKTISLADQAYEKIKSNILKLSYPPGMSLTEAMLTKELGMSRSPVRTAIRMLQAEGLIVTDYYKSMTVKEITDKDINEIYQLRELLEGEAFKMIFSEKRHEEFSYRIEEKIVRMCAAAGDVYEWEVADTAMHMEIVSIFENERINKIYESNLSELIRMGQYSIKNGMHIPKTNENLKKMVRYMRKGDYERSFEILKADHFGIGKNSALKKNSV, encoded by the coding sequence CGATCTCTCTGGCCGACCAGGCTTATGAAAAAATAAAATCAAATATCCTGAAACTGAGCTACCCGCCCGGAATGTCCCTTACTGAGGCTATGCTCACAAAAGAACTCGGCATGAGCCGGAGTCCCGTGCGCACCGCAATACGGATGCTGCAGGCGGAAGGTCTTATCGTTACGGACTATTATAAATCCATGACAGTGAAGGAGATCACAGATAAGGACATCAACGAGATCTACCAGCTGAGAGAACTACTGGAGGGCGAGGCCTTTAAAATGATATTTTCCGAAAAGCGCCATGAAGAGTTTTCCTACCGCATCGAGGAGAAGATCGTGCGCATGTGCGCCGCGGCGGGAGACGTCTACGAGTGGGAAGTGGCGGACACTGCCATGCATATGGAGATCGTCAGCATATTTGAAAATGAGCGTATCAACAAAATTTATGAAAGTAATCTGTCGGAGCTCATACGAATGGGACAATATTCTATAAAAAACGGAATGCATATACCGAAAACGAATGAGAATCTAAAGAAGATGGTGCGTTACATGAGAAAAGGGGATTATGAAAGATCATTTGAAATATTGAAGGCAGATCATTTTGGAATCGGCAAAAACAGTGCACTGAAAAAAAACAGCGTTTAA